The Streptomyces sp. NBC_00299 DNA segment GCACCTTCCTGGTGGACGAGGCCCAGTGGCTCAACGGGGAGGCGTTCGAATACTTCCGCTATCTGTGGGACGAACCCTCAACCCAGCTCGCGATTATTTTCGTCGGCGGGGAGGGATGCCACACCGTGCTGCGCCGCGAACCGATGCTCTCCTCCCGCATCTTCATCTGGCAGCACTTCACCCGCCTCACCCCCAGCGAAGTCCTCGAGGCCATCCCCCTGTTCCACCCGGTCTGGGCCGACGCCGACCCCGACGACATCACTTTCGCCGACAGCCACGCCGCACACGGCAACTTCCGCGCCTGGGCCCAGCTGACCGCCCACACCCGCACCGCCCTGGCCCGCACCGGCCGCCCCCGCGTGGACCAGGAGCTGCTGCGCTGGGCCTTCAGCCGCCTTGCCTGACGACCACGCGAGGGTTTCCGCAGACGTGTCCGCAGGCCCTCGGTCTGGGTCTGGCGCCGGGTCCGTGAACAGTGGGGGCGGTCCCGATGGGACCGCCCCCACTGCCTTTTCCTTGCAAAAGGTGCTCTCAAGAAGGCCTTGGCCGGTTGGTTCGGCCCCGCCGCGCAATGGCCGCTGGTCTCGGCGTTTTGGTGCCCTGCTGGCTTTGTTCTGCCTGCCTCGTGGTCTGTTGTCGGCAGCGACTGGTTGTGCCGCATGCCCGGACGCAGCCGCCGCGGCGCGGCGGCTCGGCGAGAGTCGGCTGCGGGGCAGAGGGGTCTGCGAGGGGATGCGGGAGAGCGTGCCGGTATCGGGTGAAGGTATCCGAAAGTCGTGGAAGAACTGAGCCCGTGCAGCGGGCCGGTGGCCGGCCGGGAAGCGGATGGCGGGGAAAGGAAATGGTTCGCAGAGAAGGCGAGAGGCCGGTTGGGGGTGGTTGCCGGCCCAAGGGCAACAGTCGGGCGCGAAGCGGCTGTTGAGCGCATGTGGCTGTCTCTGACGCGTGTAGTCGCTTTCAATGCTGATGTGGGGGCGTTGCGGGGTGACGGCGGAGGGCACACCGGCGTCGTCACGTGACGGCAGCGGGGTCTGGTGGCGGGGTAGCAGAGGACGCCAGCTGGGGGCGCTGCCGGCATCGGCGGTGGCCGGCGGGCGCGCGAGAGAGCAGCTGCTGAGGAGTGCGGGCGAGGCGTCTTCTGGAGCCCTTGGCGGGTGCAGGCTGACGTGAGGCCCTGAGCGGTTTCTGGGCTGTGTGAGGGCGTGCGGGGCGCGGGGCTGGGCCGGCGTCGGAAACAGGCCCGGTGGGTCCTGTTTTCCGGTGCTGAGTAGCCGGCCAGGCAGGAAGTGGCGGGCAGGGGGGCGGCGTCTGAGCGTCTGGCGCTGCACGCGAGGGAGTTCGCCGGGCAAGCGGAAGCCTGCAGAGGCTTTCCTGCGGAAGAAGGCTCCGGAACAAGCTTGCTGAGGCCCTCAGTGGCCGCAAGGAGCTCTGCAACCGGCCTGTTGGCCTGAGAGTGCTCACAGGGGTGGGCGGCGCGCCAGGTCCTGCGGCAGGAGGCGTGACTGGTGCCTTGGCCCAGGTGCGTCCTGAGGGCTGGGTGCGGGCGGACGCCGGGGCGCGGCCTGTGGGGGCATTGCGGCCGGCGTGCGTGGGCGGGGTTGGCGCGCGGGGAGTCTGCTCCGCAAGGCAGGTGATGCGGCCCGTGTGGCGCAGCGGGTGCGTGCCCGGTTGTTCCTCACGGGCCTTGCCGGGGCTTGGCAGCGTGGCGCTGTGGTGCCCGGCGGGTGGCTGTCCGCGGTGGGGGCAGCCGGGGGTGGTTCAGCAGAGTGTCCGTCGGCGGCGGGACGCGGCCTTCACGGACCGGTGCGCTACGGCCGGCTGGGCCGCCTGCGGGGGCCGCTCCCTGGGTGGAGCTGCTCGGGCCATCGGCGTCGTCCTCGTCCTGGCCCGGACCAGCCGGGGGAGGGCAAGGGGCGCCGGGCGGCGCCTGTGCGGGCCAGCCGGGTGCCCGGTGAGGGGTGCGCGATGGGCAGAAGGACGCTGTGAGCGGTGGTGGCTGCCAGTACGACCACTGTCATCAGGGCGGTTGGTGTCTCCATGCCGCTGTCCTCCTTCGCCTGTCGTGTCTCGCCGGCCCGGCGCTGCGCGGGGCGGATTGCTGCTGCTGAACGGTCTTCTCAAGTCGGAGCGGCACACAGCGGGGCTGCGCACCGCGGCCGTGGCCAGGGCAATGGCCAGGTGGACGGGCGCCTGTCCGGGTCGAGTAAGGCGCCTCAGGGCGAACCTCCGGGAGCGGGCGCTCCTGGCAGTTCGTGGTCTCAAGGCTGAACTTGTCAGTGATTACTTGCAAGGTGAGACCTCAATTTTGGACAAACCCGAACGCCGTGAAAAAACGAATTCCGGAAAACGCCCTGACCTGCCGAATCTCTCATTTTCCGCGGCTCTTTTTTCATGGAAAAACCAGAAAATAAATCTCTGCTGGTGGGGGAAATGAATCCGGTCTCAATTCCTCGCCCGGACGAGTGTGACGCCTTCACGGGGAGGCAGGCAGGTGTTGACGGGATTAGGGCGCGAGAGATTCGGCGGACCGGCTTTACGCGTA contains these protein-coding regions:
- a CDS encoding ATP-binding protein, with amino-acid sequence MTAATYQYVDLPDASVVTTRALLTARENITDTAAARAMMCIHGGAGFGKTLAVNTCLRALEPSEDVRKITFRARPTARAVRYELFTALDLAGEPPRHPSEFDRLLKTALAERPRTFLVDEAQWLNGEAFEYFRYLWDEPSTQLAIIFVGGEGCHTVLRREPMLSSRIFIWQHFTRLTPSEVLEAIPLFHPVWADADPDDITFADSHAAHGNFRAWAQLTAHTRTALARTGRPRVDQELLRWAFSRLA